The following proteins are encoded in a genomic region of Plasmodium coatneyi strain Hackeri chromosome 6, complete sequence:
- a CDS encoding Citrate synthase produces the protein MTPAVRMKRVNTNTVIHFSSDSKNESNLYLDNYAKIKKYINSIDNEESVIMTILKEKTYDCIQKTREKLKAIMHTYPNTPISICTPNNVIGGLRNTITLITDTSILEKRKGILFRGRTVDKILKDFPKWDENCEYPMAEAMLWYLLTKEIPAVDDLKLFSRELYCRAKKMPSFVFEFIDSIPTFTHPMSQLVSTVSFLESLSLFKIKYSEGILKKDYWKYILEDAVSLIAQIQVVCAYIFKRSFIDNNIKKGEGMNLDIDFDWSANFAKLIGFENNEVKDLLRLYFLLHSDHEGGNASAHVSHLIGSTLGNPYLSFSGCAIALSGPLHGLANQECLKFLLDIKKQLDGKELTYGFIEKYAKDYLNSGRVIPGYGHAVLRVPDPRFLALRNFALAHFPNDPIVQILEMCYKVIPGILSATGKVKNPYPNVDCYSGSLLHHYGIKYPEYYTVLFALSRAIGVMSQLVLSRGLMYPLERPKSVDVHNLRKICEKNYVKIEEFE, from the coding sequence ATGACACCGGCTGTAAGAATGAAGAGGGTGAATACAAACACCGTCATACACTTCTCAAGTGATAGTAAAAATGAATCAAACTTGTACTTAGATAATTAtgccaaaataaaaaaatacatcaaCAGTATCGATAACGAAGAATCCGTTATTATGACaattttaaaggagaaaacgtATGACTGTATACAGAAGACgcgagaaaaattaaaagcaaTTATGCACACGTACCCAAACACCCCCATCTCGATTTGTACCCCAAATAATGTTATTGGGGGACTGAGGAACACCATTACGTTAATCACCGATACATctattttggaaaaaagaaaaggaattttatTTAGAGGGAGAACTGtagataaaattttaaaagactTTCCAAAGTGGGATGAAAACTGTGAATACCCTATGGCAGAAGCTATGCTTTGGTATTTATTAACAAAAGAAATACCAGCAGTTGATGATTTGAAGCTTTTCTCAAGGGAGTTATACTGTAGAGCTAAAAAAATGCCATCGTTCGTTTTTGAATTTATAGATAGCATTCCTACATTCACACATCCAATGAGTCAGTTAGTGTCTACCGTTTCGTTCCTCGAATCTTTGTCTTTATTTAAGATAAAGTATTCTGAGggtatattaaaaaaggattaCTGGAAATATATTCTGGAAGACGCTGTTTCTTTAATTGCACAGATCCAagttgtgtgtgcatatatttttaaaagatctTTTATagataataatataaaaaaaggggaagggatgAACCTAGATATTGATTTTGATTGGTCAGctaattttgcaaaattaatTGGCTTTGAAAATAACGAAGTAAAGGATTTGTTAAGACTATACTTTCTTCTACATAGTGATCACGAGGGGGGAAATGCAAGTGCCCATGTATCTCATTTGATTGGAAGTACCTTAGGAAATCCCTACTTATCTTTTTCTGGATGTGCTATTGCCTTATCAGGACCTTTACATGGATTAGCTAATCAAGAATGTTTGAAATTTCTGTTggatataaaaaaacaactcGATGGTAAGGAACTAACTTATGGATTTATTGAAAAGTATGCCAAAGATTATCTCAATTCTGGAAGAGTTATCCCTGGATATGGCCATGCTGTGTTGAGAGTCCCTGATCCTCGTTTCTTGGCCCTTCGAAATTTTGCCTTAGCACATTTTCCAAATGATCCCATAGTACAAATATTAGAAATGTGCTATAAAGTAATACCAGGAATTCTGTCTGCCACTGGGAAGGTCAAAAATCCGTACCCAAATGTCGATTGCTATAGTGGTTCCCTCCTGCACCATTACGGTATTAAATATCCTGAATATTACACTGTCCTCTTTGCGCTTTCTAGAGCCATCGGGGTAATGTCCCAGTTGGTGCTATCTAGGGGGTTAATGTACCCATTAGAACGGCCCAAATCGGTGGACGTGCACAATTTGAGGAAAATATGCGAAAAGAATTATGTTAAAATTGAGGAATTCGAGTAG